One part of the Arabidopsis thaliana chromosome 1 sequence genome encodes these proteins:
- a CDS encoding Major facilitator superfamily protein: MSYSSPAQSKIMEELGLSVADYSFFTSVMTLGGMITAVFSGKISALVGRRQTMWISDVCCIFGWLAVAFAHDIIMLNTGRLFLGFGVGLISYVVPVYIAEITPKTFRGGFSYSNQLLQCLGISLMFFTGNFFHWRTLALLSAIPSAFQVICLFFIPESPRWLAMYGQDQELEVSLKKLRGENSDILKEAAEIRETVEISRKESQSGIRDLFHIGNAHSLIIGLGLMLLQQFCGSAAISAYAARIFDKAGFPSDIGTTILAVILIPQSIVVMLTVDRWGRRPLLMISSIGMCICSFFIGLSYYLQKNGEFQKLCSVMLIVGLVGYVSSFGIGLGGLPWVIMSEIFPVNVKITAGSLVTMSNWFFNWIIIYSFNFMIQWSASGTYFIFSGVSLVTIVFIWTLVPETKGRTLEEIQTSLVRLS; encoded by the exons ATGTCATATTCGTCGCCTGCTCAGTCCAAAATCATGGAAGAACTGGGACTTTCCGTTGCAGAT TATTCGTTTTTCACTTCGGTAATGACATTAGGAGGAATGATTACCGCCGTGTTCAGCGGTAAAATCTCTGCTCTCGTTGGTCGTCGACAG ACAATGTGGATCTCAGATGTTTGCTGTATTTTTGGTTGGCTCGCTGTAGCGTTTGCACAT GATATTATAATGCTTAATACTGGACGACTCTTCTTGGGGTTTGGGGTTGGTCTCATTAGTTATGTG gttCCTGTGTATATAGCAGAAATTACACCCAAAACATTTCGTGGAGGATTTTCTTATTCCAATCag CTTCTACAATGTCTTGGGATTTCACTCATGTTCTTCACCGGAAACTTTTTCCATTGGCGAACATTAGCTCTTTTAA GTGCAATCCCAAGTGCTTTCCAAGtgatatgtttattttttattcctGAATCTCCTAGATGGCTG GCGATGTATGGTCAAGATCAAGAGCTTGAAGTTTCGTTGAAAAAACTAAGGGGAGAAAATAGTGATATTCTAAAGGAAGCTGCTGAAATCAGA GAAACAGTGGAAATATCCAGAAAAGAGTCTCAAAGTGGAATAAGAGACTTGTTCCATATCGGAAACGCACATTCGTTAATC ATTGGATTGGGTTTAATGCTCTTGCAACAATTTTGTGGGAGTGCGGCGATAAGTGCTTATGCTGCTCGAATTTTCGACAAAGCCg GTTTTCCAAGCGACATAGGAACAACCATCCTCGCAGTGATTCTG atACCGCAATCTATAGTTGTCATGTTAACCGTTGACCGATGGGGACGCCGACCACTTCTTATG aTTTCTTCTATCGGAATGTGCATATGCTCATTTTTTATTGGCCTTTCATACTACCTTCAG AAGAATGGTGAATTTCAGAAGTTATGTTCCGTTATGTTAATCGTCGGTTTAGTG GGTTATGTCTCATCCTTTGGCATTGGCCTAGGTGGATTACCATGGGTTATAATGTCTGAG ATATTTCCGGTGAATGTGAAAATCACCGCCGGTAGCCTTGTAACGATGTCAAATTGGTTTTTTAATTGGATTATCATCTATAGTTTTAATTTCATGATACAGTGGAGCGCTTCCG GaacatatttcatattttctggAGTTTCTCTGGTGACGATCGTATTCATATGGACATTGGTGCCTGAGACGAAAGGCCGAACACTCGAAGAGATTCAAACATCATTAGTCCGACTTTCGTAA
- a CDS encoding Major facilitator superfamily protein (Major facilitator superfamily protein; FUNCTIONS IN: carbohydrate transmembrane transporter activity; INVOLVED IN: transport, transmembrane transport; LOCATED IN: integral to membrane, membrane; CONTAINS InterPro DOMAIN/s: Sugar transporter, conserved site (InterPro:IPR005829), Major facilitator superfamily (InterPro:IPR020846), General substrate transporter (InterPro:IPR005828), Sugar/inositol transporter (InterPro:IPR003663), Major facilitator superfamily, general substrate transporter (InterPro:IPR016196); BEST Arabidopsis thaliana protein match is: Major facilitator superfamily protein (TAIR:AT1G08890.1); Has 22743 Blast hits to 22256 proteins in 1748 species: Archae - 444; Bacteria - 7522; Metazoa - 5012; Fungi - 6093; Plants - 2466; Viruses - 0; Other Eukaryotes - 1206 (source: NCBI BLink).), with translation MESERLESHLLNKQEEEASSFTSGLLLSTSVVVAGSFCYGCASKIMEELGLSVADYSFFTSVMTLGGMITAVFSGKISALVGRRQTMWISDVCCIFGWLAVAFAHDIIMLNTGRLFLGFGVGLISYVVPVYIAEITPKTFRGGFSYSNQLLQCLGISLMFFTGNFFHWRTLALLSAIPSAFQVICLFFIPESPRWLAMYGQDQELEVSLKKLRGENSDILKEAAEIRETVEISRKESQSGIRDLFHIGNAHSLIIGLGLMLLQQFCGSAAISAYAARIFDKAGFPSDIGTTILAVILIPQSIVVMLTVDRWGRRPLLMISSIGMCICSFFIGLSYYLQKNGEFQKLCSVMLIVGLVGYVSSFGIGLGGLPWVIMSEIFPVNVKITAGSLVTMSNWFFNWIIIYSFNFMIQWSASGTYFIFSGVSLVTIVFIWTLVPETKGRTLEEIQTSLVRLS, from the exons atggaatCTGAAAGACTCGAATCACATCTTCTGAataagcaagaagaagaagcttcttccTTCACTTCTGGTCTTCTTCTCAGCACATCCGTCGTTGTCGCTGGATCCTTCTGTTATGGCTGCGCC TCCAAAATCATGGAAGAACTGGGACTTTCCGTTGCAGAT TATTCGTTTTTCACTTCGGTAATGACATTAGGAGGAATGATTACCGCCGTGTTCAGCGGTAAAATCTCTGCTCTCGTTGGTCGTCGACAG ACAATGTGGATCTCAGATGTTTGCTGTATTTTTGGTTGGCTCGCTGTAGCGTTTGCACAT GATATTATAATGCTTAATACTGGACGACTCTTCTTGGGGTTTGGGGTTGGTCTCATTAGTTATGTG gttCCTGTGTATATAGCAGAAATTACACCCAAAACATTTCGTGGAGGATTTTCTTATTCCAATCag CTTCTACAATGTCTTGGGATTTCACTCATGTTCTTCACCGGAAACTTTTTCCATTGGCGAACATTAGCTCTTTTAA GTGCAATCCCAAGTGCTTTCCAAGtgatatgtttattttttattcctGAATCTCCTAGATGGCTG GCGATGTATGGTCAAGATCAAGAGCTTGAAGTTTCGTTGAAAAAACTAAGGGGAGAAAATAGTGATATTCTAAAGGAAGCTGCTGAAATCAGA GAAACAGTGGAAATATCCAGAAAAGAGTCTCAAAGTGGAATAAGAGACTTGTTCCATATCGGAAACGCACATTCGTTAATC ATTGGATTGGGTTTAATGCTCTTGCAACAATTTTGTGGGAGTGCGGCGATAAGTGCTTATGCTGCTCGAATTTTCGACAAAGCCg GTTTTCCAAGCGACATAGGAACAACCATCCTCGCAGTGATTCTG atACCGCAATCTATAGTTGTCATGTTAACCGTTGACCGATGGGGACGCCGACCACTTCTTATG aTTTCTTCTATCGGAATGTGCATATGCTCATTTTTTATTGGCCTTTCATACTACCTTCAG AAGAATGGTGAATTTCAGAAGTTATGTTCCGTTATGTTAATCGTCGGTTTAGTG GGTTATGTCTCATCCTTTGGCATTGGCCTAGGTGGATTACCATGGGTTATAATGTCTGAG ATATTTCCGGTGAATGTGAAAATCACCGCCGGTAGCCTTGTAACGATGTCAAATTGGTTTTTTAATTGGATTATCATCTATAGTTTTAATTTCATGATACAGTGGAGCGCTTCCG GaacatatttcatattttctggAGTTTCTCTGGTGACGATCGTATTCATATGGACATTGGTGCCTGAGACGAAAGGCCGAACACTCGAAGAGATTCAAACATCATTAGTCCGACTTTCGTAA
- a CDS encoding zinc ion binding protein (FUNCTIONS IN: zinc ion binding; INVOLVED IN: embryo development ending in seed dormancy; LOCATED IN: cellular_component unknown; CONTAINS InterPro DOMAIN/s: Zinc finger, MIZ-type (InterPro:IPR004181); BEST Arabidopsis thaliana protein match is: RING/U-box superfamily protein (TAIR:AT5G41580.1); Has 1002 Blast hits to 979 proteins in 199 species: Archae - 0; Bacteria - 25; Metazoa - 593; Fungi - 182; Plants - 101; Viruses - 6; Other Eukaryotes - 95 (source: NCBI BLink).) — MVIPATSRFGFRAEFNTKEFQASCISLANEIDAAIGRNEVPGNIQELALILNNVCRRKCDDYQTRAVVMALMISVKSACQLGWFPERETQELLAIIDLMWNGFSCPENVTSCVNSPVTLISQVIERFYPCVKLGHILVSFEAKPESKMMMKDFHISKKMPHSPKQKVGLFVVRTEDISRSNCIVHPQGVSFLLNGKGIDKRVNISMESGPQLPTNVTALLNLGANLLQAIGCFGGSYLIAIAFMDVIPLPNKPLLKDYVHPEVVGSNSDCDIIEGPSRISLSCPISRTRIKLPVKGHVCKHLQCFDFWNYVNMNTRRHHGAARIILEEVGRNAADVVISADGTWMVETENDEDVELVPETTHDHGDPNSFINLGPTVKNPARDENEMETSTQVEEHNPCLSEIQGPSNDTHRPASDYTMLNQSHTSTNTLPQLPRTLNAFDGQQFVNLPQVINTRDSPASQALPMTFSPTPSPQDILATNAANFGTSMPAAQSSQFQGSHVTSLGNCEGRTSDLMARWNHIYGRVQTQFPPAPLSHHHYSMQNQSPSPAQQRPVPSYIAHPQTFHVNYGENADQRWMPSSIAHPQTLPVNYGGNTNQRPIPSSIAHPQTLPVNYRGNTDHRSTPYSITHLQTLLNYGGNADQRPMPSSITNLQTLPATYGGYAHQRPMSSSITHPRTSPVNYGGTPDQRPMPSSITHPQTLPVSYGGTTDQILNPGGAMGQFSSREFMNLTPANTENWRPQSRMRGSVAPGTGYDHMIIHPTRPVHPQAQTPPAPLSTSYDGADEIQAFIGHPSYPVSNNETQAGTSSLPVAEGLGYSGSFWSMPPETW; from the exons atggTTATTCCGGCGACTTCTag GTTTGGGTTTCGTGCTGAATTCAACACCAAGGAGTTTCAAGCTTCCTGCATCTCTCTCGCTAA TGAAATCGATGCGGCTATTGGGAGAAATGAAGTTCCAGGGAATATTCAAGAGCTCGCTTTAATCCTcaataat GTGTGCCGACGTAAATGTGATGATTATCAAACCAGGGCGGTGGTAATGGCGCTGATGATCTCAGTCAAG AGTGCTTGTCAGCTTGGATGGTTCCCGGAGAGAGAGACTCAAGAATTGTTGGCTATCATAGACTTG ATGTGGAATGGTTTCAGCTGTCCTGAAAATGTCACCTCTTGTGTAAATAGTCCCGTCACTCTAATATCGCAGGTCATTGAGAG GTTCTATCCATGTGTGAAGCTGGGGCatattcttgtttcttttgaagCTAAG CCAGAatcaaagatgatgatgaaggacTTCCATATTTCAAAGAAGATGCCACATTCTCCCAAACAGAAAGTT GGATTATTTGTTGTTCGGACAGAGGACATAAGCAGATCTAATTGTATTGTACATCCACAAGGAGTCAG CTTTTTGTTGAATGGAAAGGGCATTGACAAGAGAGTTAACATCTCAATG GAGTCTGGGCCGCAGCTTCCAACTAATGTTACTGCCCTGCTAAACCTTGGGGCAAATCTTCTACAAGCAATAGGCTGTTTTGGAG GTAGTTACTTGATTGCTATTGCTTTCATGGATGTCATACCACTGCCCAACAAACCGTTACTGAAAGATTATGTTCATCCTGAAGTCGTTGGATCAAACTCAG ATTGTGACATAATTGAGGGGCCATCGAGGATATCTCTCAGTTGTCCTATCAG CCGAACGCGTATCAAACTTCCTGTGAAGGGTCATGTCTGTAAACATCTTCAG TGTTTTGATTTCTGGAATTATGTCAACATGAACACAAGACGACATCATGGCGCTGCCCGCATT ATTCTAGAAGAAGTGGGACGTAATGCTGCAGATGTGGTTATCTCTGCTGATGGAACCTGGATGGTTGAGACGGAAAATGATGAGGACGTGGAACTTGTGCCAGAAACCACTCATGACCATGGAGACCCAAATAGTTTCATCAACTTGGGGCCTACTGTTAAGAATCCTGCCAGAGATGAGAATGAAATGGAAACATCCACCCAAGTCGAAGAACATAATCCTTGTTTATCTGAGATTCAGGGTCCGTCAAATGACACACATAGGCCTGCTTCAGATTATACTATGCTTAACCAGTCTCATACTTCAACCAACACACTACCACAGCTGCCACGAACTTTGAATGCCTTTGATGGTCAACAATTCGTGAACTTACCACAAGTAATAAACACCCGAGATTCACCAGCAAGCCAAGCCTTACCTATGACATTCTCACCAACCCCATCTCCACAAGATATATTAGCTACTAATGCGGCAAACTTTGGCACATCAATGCCGGCTGCTCAGTCTTCTCAGTTTCAAGGCTCACATGTTACGTCCCTTGGAAATTGTGAAGGAAGAACTTCTGATTTGATGGCGAGATGGAACCACATCTATGGACGTGTTCAAACTCAATTTCCACCTGCACCTCTTTCGCATCATCATTATTCAATGCAG AATCAGAGCCCGTCCCCTGCACAGCAAAGACCAGTGCCATCTTACATTGCACATCCTCAAACTTTTCATGTCAACTACGGAGAGAACGCTGACCAAAGATGGATGCCGTCTTCCATTGCACATCCTCAAACTTTACCTGTTAACTACGGAGGAAATACTAACCAAAGACCGATACCATCTTCCATTGCACATCCTCAAACTTTACCTGTCAACTACAGGGGGAATACTGACCATAGATCGACGCCATATTCCATTACACATCTCCAAACATTACTTAACTACGGAGGGAACGCCGATCAAAGACCAATGCCATCTTCCATTACAAATCTCCAAACTTTACCTGCCACGTACGGAGGGTACGCCCACCAAAGACCAATGTCATCTTCCATTACACATCCCCGAACTTCACCTGTCAACTACGGAGGGACCCCTGACCAAAGACCAATGCCATCTTCCATTACACATCCCCAAACTTTACCTGTCAGCTACGGAGGGACCACAGACCAAATACTGAATCCTGGTGGTGCAATGGGACAGTTCTCATCACGAGAGTTCATGAATTTGACTCCTGCTAACACTGAGAATTGGCGCCCACAAAGCCGGATGCGAGGCAGCGTAGCACCTGGTACGGGATATGACCATATGATCATTCATCCTACCCGTCCAGTTCATCCACAAGCTCAAACACCTCCTGCGCCTCTTTCAACATCTTATGATGGAGCAGATGAAATTCAAGCATTTATAGGGCACCCAAGCTATCCCGTTAGTAATAACGAAACACAAGCGGGTACCAGTTCGTTGCCAGTGGCAGAGGGTCTTGGGTATTCAGGGTCGTTTTGGTCAATGCCTCCTGAGACATGGTGA